One genomic region from Vibrio sp. STUT-A11 encodes:
- the otnK gene encoding 3-oxo-tetronate kinase, whose product MLLGVIADDFTGATDIAGFLVENGMRTVQLNGIPATEIDVNADAVVISLKSRSCPVDEAIQDSVAALQWLQEQGCQQFYFKYCSTFDSTPEGNIGPVTDALLAELGEDFTIVCPALPVNGRTVYNGHLFVFEDLLSDSGMRNHPVTPMTDSSLLRMMNAQSKGTTGLVNFQTIEQGVQTVVQRFSELKEKGHHYAVTDAFNSQHLVTLGEAAKSLKLVTGGSGLAAGLAKNWVEQLEDQTDAKQAGNPVKAPTVVFSGSCSVMTNQQVSVYKQQAPHFAIDVEACLTNKDYSDVVFDWVMTNIASEFAPLVYATADASALKAIQEQYGAQASSHAVEQFFSQLAVKLQSNGVRNFIVAGGETSGVVTQSLKVKGFHIGPQIAPGVPWVKSVEGELSLALKSGNFGDENFFAKAQSFFA is encoded by the coding sequence ATGTTATTAGGCGTTATCGCGGATGACTTTACTGGCGCAACCGATATTGCAGGTTTTCTGGTTGAAAACGGCATGCGAACTGTGCAATTAAACGGAATCCCAGCAACAGAGATTGACGTAAACGCGGATGCGGTTGTGATCAGTCTGAAATCTCGTTCATGCCCTGTTGACGAAGCAATCCAAGACTCTGTCGCAGCACTTCAGTGGCTGCAAGAACAAGGTTGCCAGCAGTTCTATTTCAAGTACTGCTCTACATTTGACAGTACACCAGAAGGCAATATTGGCCCTGTTACTGACGCATTACTGGCTGAACTTGGTGAAGACTTCACGATCGTTTGTCCTGCTCTGCCAGTAAATGGTCGTACGGTCTACAACGGGCATCTGTTTGTATTCGAGGATCTGCTCAGCGACTCTGGTATGCGTAATCACCCAGTGACACCGATGACTGATTCAAGCCTGCTTCGCATGATGAACGCTCAGTCAAAAGGTACAACTGGCTTGGTGAATTTCCAAACGATTGAACAAGGTGTTCAAACAGTAGTACAGCGTTTTTCTGAACTAAAAGAGAAAGGTCATCATTACGCGGTAACGGATGCATTTAACTCCCAGCATCTCGTCACACTAGGCGAAGCCGCTAAGTCACTAAAACTCGTGACAGGTGGCTCAGGTCTGGCTGCAGGGCTTGCTAAAAACTGGGTTGAACAGCTCGAAGATCAGACTGATGCGAAGCAAGCTGGTAACCCCGTAAAAGCACCAACGGTGGTATTTTCTGGCTCATGCTCTGTGATGACCAATCAACAAGTTTCAGTTTATAAGCAACAAGCCCCTCATTTTGCTATCGATGTTGAGGCCTGTCTGACTAATAAGGATTACTCAGATGTCGTTTTTGATTGGGTAATGACAAATATCGCAAGTGAATTCGCACCTTTAGTTTACGCGACCGCGGATGCGAGCGCTCTGAAAGCGATTCAAGAGCAATATGGCGCTCAGGCTTCAAGTCACGCGGTAGAGCAGTTCTTCAGCCAACTCGCCGTCAAGCTTCAATCAAATGGTGTGAGGAACTTTATTGTCGCAGGAGGAGAAACCTCAGGTGTTGTAACTCAAAGCCTGAAAGTAAAAGGCTTCCATATTGGCCCTCAAATCGCACCTGGTGTGCCTTGGGTTAAATCGGTAGAAGGCGAGCTTTCTCTGGCACTTAAATCTGGCAACTTTGGCGACGAAAACTTTTTCGCTAAAGCCCAATCATTCTTTGCGTGA
- a CDS encoding aldolase: MSNNSKTEQQLREEMVTLARSMFERGYATGGAGNLSIKLPNGHFLATPTGSSFGRLVAEELSVVDIDGNHISGKKPSKEVAFHLAIYRSKSECNAIVHLHSTYLTALSCLEGLDRDNAIKAFTPYYVMRIGELPVIPYLRPGDPQIAEELSKRAGDYRAFLLANHGPVITGEDFEDAVDNAEELEETAKLAFILKDKKIRYLTDEEVQDLKGRGK; this comes from the coding sequence ATGAGCAACAATTCTAAGACGGAGCAACAGCTTCGAGAAGAAATGGTAACACTGGCGCGTTCTATGTTTGAGCGCGGCTATGCCACTGGTGGTGCGGGCAACCTGTCAATAAAATTACCCAATGGTCACTTTCTGGCAACACCGACTGGTTCTTCATTTGGCCGCCTTGTAGCAGAAGAGTTATCCGTAGTGGATATCGATGGTAATCATATCTCAGGTAAGAAGCCTTCAAAAGAAGTGGCATTCCATTTGGCAATTTACCGTAGTAAATCTGAGTGCAACGCAATTGTGCACCTGCACTCTACTTATTTGACTGCGCTGTCTTGTCTGGAAGGGCTGGATCGTGACAACGCAATAAAAGCGTTTACTCCATATTATGTGATGCGTATTGGTGAGTTGCCTGTTATTCCTTACCTTCGCCCAGGTGATCCTCAAATTGCCGAGGAACTTTCAAAGCGAGCAGGCGATTATCGCGCATTCTTATTAGCAAATCACGGTCCTGTTATCACTGGCGAAGACTTTGAAGATGCAGTGGATAATGCCGAGGAACTTGAAGAAACAGCGAAGCTGGCGTTCATTCTCAAAGATAAAAAAATCCGCTACTTAACTGATGAAGAAGTCCAAGACCTGAAAGGGAGAGGTAAATAA
- the otnI gene encoding 2-oxo-tetronate isomerase, whose product MSKFAANLTLLFTEVPFLERFEKAHQAGFKAVEYLFPYAYEPQELADKMQQFGFEQALFNMPPGDWDAGEKGFAAIPDREDEFKASVDTALMYADKLNCKKVHAMSGIVDKQFTREQHVETFIANIRYAADKFAEHGIELMIEPLNSRDVPNYFIAHQREAVELIKQVNRPNVKLQLDLYHAQIMDGDLSTLIREVAPYTGHIQIASVPERHEPSEGELNYPHLFDVLDDSGYQGWIGCEYNPRNTTEQGLNWVKPYL is encoded by the coding sequence ATGTCTAAGTTTGCAGCAAATCTCACTCTGTTATTTACAGAAGTACCATTTCTGGAACGTTTTGAAAAAGCACACCAGGCGGGTTTTAAAGCGGTGGAATATCTTTTCCCTTACGCATACGAGCCACAGGAACTGGCAGACAAAATGCAGCAATTTGGATTCGAACAAGCCCTGTTCAACATGCCTCCTGGTGACTGGGATGCTGGCGAAAAAGGCTTTGCCGCAATCCCTGACCGCGAAGATGAGTTTAAAGCCAGTGTAGACACCGCGTTAATGTATGCCGACAAGTTGAATTGCAAAAAGGTCCACGCAATGTCTGGCATCGTTGATAAGCAATTTACTCGCGAGCAACATGTAGAAACGTTTATCGCCAACATTCGTTATGCAGCAGACAAGTTTGCTGAGCATGGCATTGAGCTCATGATCGAGCCGTTAAATAGCCGTGATGTTCCCAACTACTTTATCGCTCATCAGCGTGAAGCTGTCGAGTTAATTAAGCAAGTCAACCGACCAAATGTGAAGCTGCAACTGGATCTTTACCACGCACAAATTATGGACGGTGATTTAAGCACCCTTATCCGTGAGGTTGCGCCGTACACGGGTCATATTCAAATCGCGTCAGTCCCAGAAAGACACGAGCCTTCTGAAGGAGAACTGAACTATCCGCATCTGTTCGATGTTTTAGACGACTCAGGTTATCAGGGCTGGATCGGTTGTGAATACAACCCAAGAAACACCACAGAGCAAGGACTCAATTGGGTCAAGCCGTACCTGTAA
- a CDS encoding GntP family permease, whose protein sequence is MDGALIGIVIGIIAMMGMIVKTRIPVALAMVIASIIMGLFAGMAPTDLINAIKAGFGGVLGGIGLIIAFGVIMGACFERSGAAVRMAKTFVKICGKGREDLALGFTGVLVAIPVFCDSAYIILHSLVRAISRDTGKSAVGLGVTLALGLLITHALVPPTPGPVAVAGILGVDLGEYMLWGLMVSIPMMLLSMIYIRRVGNEYYRVPNGESWITNQADWANLEKVKASDDKDLPGNFLSFGPILVPIALILINTLIGKGDSALHTTLSLLGNPVVAVGLGVLMALYGLTRKIERKDMVGSMDDALSTTGLILVVTGCGGAMGAVLKASGAGPQVAEAIASSGIPPLLVPLAIASMLRLIQGSATASMMVAATMTLPLVETLGLDPVFVALACAVGPVGFSHLNDSYFHIINRTLGITELTDQLKIWSVSSTIAWAIGASIIMVLNLMFGKGGTYIDPLVPVAVLAAVIIALKIKSSKTNSVESVA, encoded by the coding sequence ATGGACGGAGCATTAATAGGAATTGTGATTGGCATCATTGCCATGATGGGGATGATAGTAAAAACACGTATCCCAGTAGCACTCGCAATGGTTATTGCCAGTATCATTATGGGCTTATTTGCAGGCATGGCCCCAACCGATCTAATTAACGCGATCAAAGCTGGCTTTGGTGGCGTACTGGGCGGTATCGGTTTAATCATCGCATTTGGCGTTATCATGGGCGCGTGTTTTGAACGCTCTGGCGCTGCGGTTCGTATGGCGAAAACCTTCGTGAAAATTTGTGGTAAAGGTCGTGAGGATCTTGCGCTTGGTTTTACCGGCGTGCTCGTGGCAATCCCTGTATTCTGTGACTCTGCGTATATCATTTTACACTCTCTCGTTCGCGCAATTTCACGTGATACGGGTAAGTCTGCGGTTGGTTTAGGTGTCACTCTTGCCCTAGGTCTACTGATCACTCACGCTCTTGTGCCGCCAACACCAGGCCCAGTTGCAGTTGCTGGTATTCTTGGCGTTGACCTTGGTGAATACATGCTTTGGGGCTTAATGGTATCAATCCCAATGATGCTGCTATCGATGATTTATATTCGCCGTGTAGGTAATGAATACTACCGAGTTCCAAATGGCGAGTCTTGGATCACTAACCAAGCGGATTGGGCGAACCTTGAAAAAGTAAAAGCTTCAGATGACAAAGATCTACCTGGTAACTTCTTATCGTTCGGTCCTATCCTAGTTCCAATCGCACTTATCCTAATCAACACGCTAATTGGCAAAGGGGATTCAGCATTACATACCACACTTTCTCTATTGGGTAACCCAGTGGTTGCAGTTGGTCTTGGTGTTCTGATGGCACTTTATGGTTTAACTCGTAAGATTGAACGCAAAGATATGGTTGGCTCAATGGACGATGCCTTATCGACAACGGGTTTAATCCTTGTAGTAACAGGTTGTGGTGGCGCAATGGGTGCAGTACTAAAAGCGTCTGGTGCGGGTCCACAGGTTGCTGAAGCAATTGCAAGTAGTGGTATTCCACCACTATTAGTTCCACTGGCCATTGCATCAATGCTGCGCTTAATCCAAGGCTCTGCTACCGCCTCTATGATGGTGGCGGCAACAATGACATTGCCTTTAGTTGAGACTCTTGGTTTGGATCCTGTTTTTGTAGCGCTAGCGTGTGCCGTAGGCCCGGTAGGCTTCTCACACCTAAATGACTCTTACTTCCACATCATCAACCGTACGTTAGGCATTACAGAGCTAACGGATCAATTGAAAATTTGGTCGGTATCGTCAACGATTGCTTGGGCTATCGGTGCATCAATCATCATGGTGCTAAACTTAATGTTTGGTAAAGGTGGTACTTACATCGACCCACTAGTACCAGTAGCTGTACTTGCAGCCGTTATTATTGCGCTAAAAATCAAAAGCAGTAAAACAAACTCAGTAGAGTCGGTTGCCTAA
- a CDS encoding glycerate kinase — translation MKVVIAPDSFKESLTAKQVSDAIKRGLQRVWKDAEFVTVPVADGGEGTVQALVDATQGELVMVSVKGPLGDEVNAHYGVLGDGETAVIEMAEASGLHLVPQDLRDPKRTSSFGTGQLILDALDKGIQRFIIGIGGSATNDGGIGMLAALGVRFLNQSGEEITPDGAGLVELASIEHSSLDARLAECEILVACDVDNPLCGKEGASNVFGPQKGATQEDIDLLDSALRKFGDLTEQVMGRHVLTEKGAGAAGGMGAALIGYLSSSLKPGIEIVLETVKLSEHVSDADIVFTGEGRIDQQTVHGKTPMGVAQVAKQFDLPVIALAGCTGRNYQAVYECGIDAVFVCVSRAMSLSEALDEAEINLENLAENVARLSSLSMLSLPNVTLKKE, via the coding sequence ATGAAAGTGGTGATTGCCCCGGATTCATTTAAAGAGAGTTTGACTGCGAAGCAAGTCAGCGATGCGATTAAAAGAGGGCTACAGCGTGTCTGGAAAGACGCTGAATTTGTCACTGTACCAGTTGCTGATGGTGGAGAAGGGACTGTTCAGGCGTTAGTTGATGCTACTCAAGGTGAGCTAGTTATGGTTTCAGTGAAAGGGCCACTAGGTGATGAAGTAAACGCTCATTACGGTGTTCTCGGAGACGGTGAAACCGCTGTGATCGAAATGGCAGAAGCGAGTGGTTTGCATCTCGTTCCACAAGACCTGCGAGACCCTAAAAGGACGAGTAGCTTCGGTACAGGTCAACTGATTCTCGATGCACTGGATAAAGGTATTCAGCGTTTTATTATTGGGATAGGCGGCAGTGCAACGAATGATGGTGGTATTGGTATGCTCGCAGCACTGGGCGTCAGGTTTTTAAATCAATCTGGTGAGGAAATTACGCCTGATGGTGCGGGGTTGGTTGAGTTAGCATCCATTGAACACTCTAGTCTTGATGCGCGTTTAGCTGAGTGTGAGATTTTAGTGGCTTGCGACGTGGATAACCCTTTGTGTGGCAAAGAAGGGGCGTCGAATGTATTTGGACCACAAAAAGGTGCTACTCAAGAAGATATAGATCTGCTAGATAGTGCGCTGAGAAAATTTGGAGATCTAACGGAACAAGTCATGGGAAGGCATGTTCTGACGGAAAAAGGTGCTGGTGCAGCAGGTGGAATGGGGGCAGCATTAATTGGCTATCTATCCTCCAGTTTGAAACCTGGTATCGAGATCGTTTTAGAAACAGTGAAGCTATCAGAACATGTATCGGATGCGGATATTGTTTTTACTGGTGAAGGACGTATCGACCAACAGACTGTACATGGAAAAACTCCTATGGGGGTCGCTCAAGTAGCGAAGCAATTTGACCTTCCAGTAATTGCGCTTGCAGGGTGCACGGGGAGAAACTATCAAGCAGTCTATGAGTGTGGTATTGACGCAGTATTTGTATGCGTGTCACGTGCGATGAGCTTATCAGAAGCGTTAGACGAAGCGGAAATCAACTTGGAAAACCTTGCCGAAAATGTAGCGAGATTGAGTAGTTTATCGATGTTATCTCTACCAAACGTAACGCTCAAAAAAGAATAA
- the nadE gene encoding NAD(+) synthase, which produces MKKLRISSCSLNQTPMDWSGNLHNIQKAIDRAHHAGAELLITPELCISGYGCEDFFHSPHVSERALKSVSDLTQSIPNSMAVSVGLPVMINNRVYNGVALLTHEGIQGISLKRNLAANGLHYEQRWFTPWTRDKNATVVLKEGTPPVRVGNLVYSVNGVKVGFEICEDAWVADRTSERFFNQGVEVIANPSASHFAIGKSLTRKRLVEESSRVYSACYVYSNLSGCESGRAIYDAGVMIAVDGSLVAKGERFHMSDVEVITADIDLSRSRIGQINNSQRYYEEHDFDTEAVVKVILSKSPNSPKLPIPPLNQPWEDSEYLEHEEALRAIAIGLRDWLKKTRTGGYALSLSGGADSALVASAVYTSVILELCERVAKTEKGAECLLPEYLRQFLGDEQSAEFKQVGDKDEPHQLVMDTASSIMANMLTTAYQASANSGPVTRTAAQKVAQSFGAKFLNLSVAEVVKNYESMISKATNLDLNWNDHDIALQNVQARVRSPSIWFIANLENKLLLTTSNMSEGAVGYCTMDGDSSGVLAPISGVTKSRILKLLVWLEKKGFYCTGNQIMKLEALSYINNQRPTAELRPEEQSDEDDLMPYDVLDRMVFLTLEAGMSPRDIFDAMTEEFEFIDKQTMATYIVKFFKLLFRNQWKRDRQAPGFHIELNSLDPKTYKRFPLLSSGYQEELAFIEDNSWMKDS; this is translated from the coding sequence GTGAAGAAACTGCGTATTAGCTCATGCTCATTAAACCAGACTCCAATGGATTGGAGTGGAAACCTGCATAACATCCAGAAAGCAATCGATAGAGCGCATCACGCCGGTGCGGAGCTTCTTATTACGCCAGAGTTATGCATTTCTGGTTATGGCTGTGAAGATTTCTTCCACAGCCCTCATGTCTCTGAGCGCGCACTGAAAAGTGTCTCTGACCTAACGCAGTCGATTCCTAATAGCATGGCGGTATCGGTTGGCTTACCCGTGATGATCAACAATCGTGTTTACAATGGTGTTGCGCTGCTTACGCATGAGGGCATTCAAGGTATCTCTCTAAAGCGTAATTTAGCCGCAAATGGTCTTCATTATGAGCAACGTTGGTTTACGCCATGGACTCGAGACAAAAACGCGACGGTGGTACTCAAAGAGGGGACACCACCTGTGCGTGTTGGCAATTTGGTTTACAGCGTTAACGGTGTCAAAGTTGGTTTTGAAATCTGCGAAGATGCCTGGGTTGCAGACCGCACTTCGGAACGCTTCTTTAATCAGGGCGTGGAAGTCATTGCAAATCCAAGTGCGAGTCACTTTGCGATAGGTAAATCGCTCACTCGTAAGCGGCTGGTGGAAGAGTCGAGCCGTGTCTATTCGGCATGTTATGTGTATTCCAATCTCTCTGGTTGTGAATCTGGGCGGGCTATTTATGATGCTGGGGTAATGATTGCGGTTGATGGCAGCTTGGTCGCTAAAGGCGAACGGTTTCACATGAGTGACGTAGAAGTCATCACAGCAGATATTGATTTATCCCGCAGCCGGATAGGTCAAATCAATAACAGTCAACGCTATTATGAGGAACATGACTTTGATACCGAGGCGGTCGTCAAAGTCATACTCAGTAAATCTCCTAATTCTCCCAAGTTACCTATACCGCCCTTAAATCAGCCTTGGGAAGACAGTGAATATCTGGAACATGAAGAAGCTCTACGTGCTATTGCGATAGGTCTGCGCGACTGGTTGAAGAAAACACGTACTGGCGGCTATGCGCTCTCACTCAGTGGCGGGGCTGATTCTGCATTAGTTGCCAGTGCTGTTTATACATCCGTTATCCTGGAATTGTGTGAGCGGGTTGCTAAAACAGAGAAAGGTGCTGAGTGTTTATTGCCAGAGTATCTACGTCAATTTTTGGGTGACGAGCAAAGCGCTGAATTTAAGCAGGTGGGAGATAAAGACGAGCCCCATCAACTCGTCATGGATACTGCGTCCTCAATCATGGCGAACATGCTCACCACCGCGTATCAGGCCAGCGCGAACAGTGGTCCCGTTACTCGTACTGCCGCGCAAAAAGTGGCGCAGTCATTTGGTGCAAAATTTTTAAACCTTAGTGTTGCTGAGGTGGTAAAGAACTACGAGTCGATGATATCAAAAGCAACTAATCTAGACCTCAATTGGAATGATCACGACATCGCGCTACAAAATGTACAGGCACGTGTGCGCTCACCGAGTATCTGGTTCATTGCGAATCTGGAAAATAAACTGTTGCTGACGACGAGTAATATGTCGGAAGGGGCGGTAGGCTACTGCACAATGGATGGTGACTCTTCTGGTGTACTCGCGCCTATCTCTGGCGTAACTAAAAGCCGAATTCTCAAGCTACTGGTATGGCTAGAGAAAAAAGGATTTTATTGCACTGGTAATCAGATCATGAAGCTAGAAGCACTTTCTTATATCAATAATCAACGTCCAACGGCGGAGTTACGTCCAGAAGAACAAAGTGATGAAGATGATTTGATGCCTTATGATGTGCTCGATCGTATGGTCTTTTTGACCTTAGAAGCGGGTATGTCCCCGAGGGATATTTTTGATGCGATGACGGAAGAATTTGAATTCATCGATAAGCAAACTATGGCCACATATATCGTCAAATTTTTCAAGTTGCTGTTTCGCAATCAATGGAAACGCGACCGTCAGGCTCCGGGCTTTCATATCGAACTGAATAGCTTGGATCCAAAAACCTATAAACGCTTTCCGCTTTTAAGCTCTGGATACCAAGAGGAGCTAGCCTTCATCGAGGATAATAGCTGGATGAAAGACAGCTAG
- a CDS encoding DUF2798 domain-containing protein, with protein sequence MGKNKYENFVFSVIICFLMVLGMTLYNALLHSAGDVDLISTLASVKFVAIFLVAFTIDWFVVAPLVKTIVAKLTNETTPFIKKVLLISGLMVLFMCASMSFIATLIQGYEGSLLAAYAKVFALNIVVALPLQFVVVGPIARATFFKLFPPAEITTAA encoded by the coding sequence ATGGGTAAGAACAAATACGAGAATTTTGTATTCTCTGTAATAATCTGTTTTTTAATGGTGTTAGGTATGACGCTGTATAATGCGCTACTCCACTCAGCCGGAGATGTGGATCTGATCAGTACGCTAGCATCGGTAAAGTTTGTGGCGATCTTCTTAGTAGCGTTCACAATAGATTGGTTTGTAGTCGCGCCGCTCGTCAAAACAATCGTCGCGAAGTTAACCAATGAAACAACGCCATTTATTAAAAAAGTGCTGCTTATATCAGGGCTGATGGTGTTATTCATGTGTGCATCAATGTCATTTATTGCGACATTAATTCAAGGCTACGAAGGCTCGCTATTAGCTGCGTATGCCAAGGTATTTGCACTTAATATTGTCGTCGCTTTGCCTTTGCAATTTGTCGTCGTTGGACCGATTGCTCGCGCAACATTCTTCAAATTATTTCCGCCAGCAGAGATTACCACAGCAGCTTAA
- a CDS encoding MarR family transcriptional regulator, which yields MDNDRYLDTLGLVDLISEKHKQFRQETMQRIGSHFELTFSEMDIYLISLVQFNAMSVSESARYMNISRQAAHKHVKNLESLNLVELTTSASNRREKIITLTQSGKQFGEQVMQIKNELEMELEEKLGVENYRQVKALFKETW from the coding sequence ATGGATAACGATAGATACTTGGATACGTTAGGTCTTGTCGATCTGATTAGTGAAAAACATAAACAGTTTCGCCAGGAAACAATGCAGCGGATTGGAAGCCATTTTGAGCTGACTTTTTCTGAAATGGATATCTACCTGATTAGCCTAGTTCAATTTAATGCGATGAGTGTGAGTGAATCGGCTCGATACATGAACATTAGTCGCCAAGCCGCTCATAAGCATGTTAAGAATCTTGAATCGCTTAATTTGGTAGAGTTGACGACTTCTGCGTCTAATCGTAGGGAGAAAATCATCACACTTACACAATCGGGTAAACAGTTTGGTGAACAAGTCATGCAGATTAAGAACGAACTCGAAATGGAGCTTGAAGAGAAACTAGGTGTTGAAAACTATCGCCAAGTAAAAGCACTGTTTAAGGAAACTTGGTAG
- a CDS encoding GMC family oxidoreductase N-terminal domain-containing protein: MQNRKIAQPRGKVLGGSSCINGMIYIRGNAMDYEKWGSNEGLEYWDYKHCLPYFRKFETRLKGADKYHGDNGPLAISTAACDNPLFDAFLKRLRKLVILSLMM; encoded by the coding sequence ATGCAGAACCGTAAAATAGCGCAACCAAGAGGTAAAGTGCTGGGCGGAAGCAGCTGTATCAACGGTATGATTTATATCCGTGGTAATGCGATGGATTATGAAAAGTGGGGAAGCAATGAAGGCCTTGAATACTGGGACTACAAGCACTGCCTACCGTACTTCCGCAAGTTCGAGACTCGCCTGAAAGGTGCGGATAAATACCACGGTGATAACGGTCCGCTGGCTATCTCTACTGCCGCTTGTGATAACCCGCTGTTTGATGCGTTTTTAAAGCGGCTCAGGAAGCTGGTTATCCTCTCACTGATGATGTAA
- a CDS encoding GMC oxidoreductase: MPGVGENLQDHLELYVQYTCKKPVSLYPALKWYNQPKIGFDWLFRRKGNAATNHFEAGGFIRGNDEVLYPNLQYHFLPLAIRYDGSAPRDGHGFQLHVGPMNTDVRGHVKIKSNDPEQKPAILFNYLSTEQERKEWVEAIRCTRNIIEQPAFDDLRGEELAPGPSVQTDEEILDFVARDGESAFHPSCTCKMGYDDMAVVDAELKVHGVKNLRVVDASIFPAITNGNLYAPTMMIAEKAADIILGNYIEPAMDAEFYQHVPGKEDITV; encoded by the coding sequence TTGCCAGGTGTTGGTGAAAACCTACAGGATCACCTTGAGCTTTATGTTCAGTACACATGTAAAAAGCCAGTCAGTCTATACCCTGCACTGAAATGGTATAACCAACCTAAAATTGGCTTCGATTGGTTGTTCCGCCGTAAGGGTAATGCAGCAACAAACCATTTCGAAGCGGGCGGTTTTATTCGTGGTAATGATGAAGTTCTTTATCCAAACCTACAATACCATTTCTTACCGCTGGCAATCCGTTACGACGGCAGTGCTCCACGTGATGGGCATGGCTTCCAGTTACACGTAGGGCCGATGAACACCGATGTACGTGGTCATGTGAAAATTAAGTCGAATGATCCGGAGCAGAAACCAGCCATTCTGTTCAACTATTTGTCGACGGAACAAGAGCGTAAAGAATGGGTTGAGGCGATTCGCTGTACACGTAACATTATTGAGCAACCAGCATTTGATGATTTACGTGGCGAGGAACTGGCTCCGGGTCCGTCTGTGCAAACTGACGAAGAAATTCTGGACTTTGTGGCCCGTGATGGTGAGAGTGCTTTCCACCCAAGTTGCACCTGTAAGATGGGTTATGATGATATGGCCGTGGTCGATGCCGAACTAAAAGTTCATGGAGTGAAAAACTTACGTGTTGTTGATGCATCTATCTTCCCGGCTATCACTAACGGTAACTTATATGCGCCAACGATGATGATCGCGGAAAAAGCGGCAGATATTATTCTTGGTAACTACATTGAGCCTGCGATGGACGCTGAATTTTATCAGCATGTACCAGGGAAAGAGGATATCACTGTATAG
- the amrS gene encoding AmmeMemoRadiSam system radical SAM enzyme produces MQTSPPDYFPTRYWHKLEDGRVCCDVCPRKCTLREGKRGACFVRMHRQGEIVLTSYGRSSGFCIDPIEKKPLNHFYPGSSVFSFGTAGCNLSCQFCQNWDISKSREFDTLCDTAMPEELAQTALKYGCKSLAFTYNDPVIFMEYAIDAAIAARELGLKSVAVSAGYICEEPREAFYRHMDAANIDLKGFTEHFYHKICHGHLQPVLDTLIYLRKETNVWFEITTLLIPGENDSDDELHAMCQWIFENLGPEVPLHFSAFHPDFKMLDKGRTPLSTLLRAREIALSHGLYFVYCGNVHDPKSDATYCPSCGKPIIERDWYQLGEYTLDDTGHCTHCGYEIPGRFAGPKENFGPRRIPVAIHRR; encoded by the coding sequence ATGCAAACCTCTCCTCCTGATTATTTCCCAACTCGCTACTGGCATAAGCTAGAAGATGGTCGCGTGTGCTGTGATGTGTGCCCACGTAAATGTACCCTTAGAGAAGGAAAGCGCGGCGCTTGTTTTGTGCGTATGCATAGGCAAGGCGAAATCGTACTGACCAGCTACGGACGTTCATCAGGTTTTTGCATCGATCCCATTGAGAAAAAGCCGCTCAACCACTTCTATCCGGGATCCAGTGTTTTCAGCTTCGGGACCGCAGGTTGTAACCTCAGTTGCCAGTTTTGTCAGAATTGGGACATCAGCAAGTCACGCGAATTTGACACTTTGTGTGACACCGCAATGCCGGAAGAGTTGGCACAAACAGCACTAAAATACGGATGTAAAAGTTTAGCCTTTACCTACAACGATCCGGTCATCTTTATGGAGTACGCCATCGATGCGGCCATCGCGGCTCGTGAGCTTGGCTTGAAAAGCGTTGCCGTTAGCGCAGGCTATATCTGCGAAGAACCGAGAGAAGCGTTCTACCGCCATATGGATGCGGCGAATATCGATTTGAAAGGGTTCACTGAGCATTTCTATCACAAGATATGCCACGGCCACTTGCAGCCTGTTCTTGATACCCTAATCTATCTGAGAAAAGAAACCAACGTGTGGTTCGAAATCACGACTCTGCTCATTCCTGGAGAAAATGACAGTGATGATGAGCTCCACGCAATGTGCCAATGGATATTCGAAAATTTAGGACCTGAGGTTCCGCTGCATTTCAGTGCCTTCCATCCGGATTTCAAAATGCTAGACAAAGGCAGAACCCCGCTAAGCACCTTATTGCGAGCTCGGGAAATCGCCCTCTCACACGGGTTGTACTTTGTCTATTGTGGCAACGTTCACGATCCAAAGTCCGACGCGACCTATTGTCCTTCTTGCGGTAAACCGATCATTGAGAGAGATTGGTATCAACTCGGTGAATATACGCTAGATGACACCGGTCACTGCACTCATTGCGGATATGAAATACCCGGGCGCTTTGCAGGACCAAAAGAAAACTTTGGACCTCGACGTATCCCTGTTGCAATTCATCGACGGTGA